The DNA sequence AGATGCAGCAGCTGACGCCGATCGAGTTCGAAGGCATCCTGCGGCCGGCCTTCAAGCAGGACGAATGGAAGCTGATCGCGGTCGGCGCGGTCATCGGTGGCCTGGTGGGTGAACTCCAGGTGCTGCTCCTGCTGCACTGATCACGGGCCGATAGCGTGCGCGGGTGGACTTCGGCACGCACTGGCAGGTGTACGTCACCATGCCGTTCATCGCGGCGCTGATCGGGTACGTCACCAAGCGCGTCGCCATCGAGATGATGTTCCGCCCGCTCGAGTTCACCGGGATCCGGCCGTTCCTCGGCTGGCAGGGCGTGCTGCCGGCGAACGCCGAGCGCATGGCGGCCACCGCCACCGAGATGCTGACGACGAACCTCGTCGACCCCAAGGAGATCTTCGCCCGGCTCGACCCGGCGCAGGTGGCGAAGGAGATCGAGCAGCCGCTGCTGCGCGTCGTCGAGGACGTCACCCGCGACGTGATGGAGACCTACCAGCCGCGGCTGTGGGAAGTGCTGCCGAACGGCGCGCAGCAGCTGCTGCTCAAGCGCGTCCAGGCCGAAGCGCCGAAAGCCATCACCAAGATCATGCGGGAGATCGCCGACAACATCGAAGACGTCCTCGACCTCAAGCACATGGTCGTGACGAACCTCGTCCGCGACAAAGCGCTGCTGAACCGGCTGATCCGCGACATCTCCCGGCCGGAGATGCGGTTCATCGCCCGCTCGGGGATCTGGTTCGGCTTCGGCCTCGGCTGCGTGCAGCTGGTCGTGTGGGCGCTGACGAAGTCGCCGATCGTGCTCCCGCTGTTCGGCCTGCTCATCGGCTGGTTCACCGACTGGCTGGCGCTGAAGATGATCTTCCTGCCGCGCGAGCCCCGCCGGTTCTTCGGGCTCTACACCTGGCAGGGCGTCTTCCAGAAGCGCCGCGACCAGGTCGCCGCCGACTACGGCGACATGATCGCGCGCGAGATCATCACCATTCCCAACCTGCTGGAAGCGGTGCTGCGCGGGCCCAAGTCCGACAGGCTGTTCGCGATGATCACCCGCGAGGTGCAGAAGACGATCGACGCGCAGGCCAGCGTCGTCAAGCCGTTCGTCGCCATCGCGGTCGGGACCAAGAAGTTCCAGGAGATGAAGCAGACGGCGGCGGCGAAGGCCGCGGAGCGCGTCCCGGAGACGATCCGGTACGCGGAGAACTACGCGATCAACGCCCTCGACGTGCGCAACACGATCGTCGACCGGATGCGGAAGCTGACCGCGCTCGAGTTCGAGCAGCTGCTGCGGCCGGCGTTCCGGCAGGACGAGTGGAAGCTGATCGCCGTCGGCGCGGTGATCGGCGGGCTGGTCGGCGAACTGCAGGTGCTCGCGCTGCTCGGGTAGCCGGTACGGTTTCGCTCTCGGGACTGCGAGGGAGGTCGGGGTGGACGCTGTCCTGCGCGACCTCGCCGCGCACTGGCCGGTCTACGCGGCGATGCCGTTCATCGCGGCGCTGATCGGCTACGTCACCAAGCGCGTCGCCATCGAGATGATGTTCCGGCCCCTGGACTTCGTCGGGATCCCGCCGCTGCTCGGCTGGCAGGGCGTCGTCCCGAAGCACGGCGGCCGGATGGCGGCGGTCGCCACCGAGCTGCTGACCGAGAACCTCCTCGACCTGCGCGAGGTGCTCGACCGGATCGACCCGGTGATCATCACGACCGAACTGGAGCAGCCGCTGCTGCGCGCGGTCGACCACATCGCGCGCGAGGTGCTGGCCGAACACCACCCGCGGCTGTGGGAGGTCATGCCGACGCTGGCCCAGGAGATGCTGATCAAGCAGGTCCAGGCGTCGGCACCGCGGCTGGTCCGGGAGTTCCTCGACGACGTCCGCGAGCACCTCGACGAGGTCCTCGACGTCCAGCACATGACCGTCCAGCGACTGACGCGCGACCGCGCGCTGCTGGTCCGGCTGATCCGCGAGACGTCCCGCCCGGAGATGGCGTTCATCGCGCGGATGGGCATCTACTTCGGCTTCGGGCTGGGCCTGGTCCAGACGATCGTGTGGGCGTTCACGCGCGAGCCGTGGGTGCTCCCGGTCTTCGGCGGCGCGATCGGGCTGTTCACCGACTGGCTGGCGATCAAGCTGATCTTCGTCCCCCGCGAGCCGGTTCGCGTCGGCCGGGTGATCTTCCAAGGCAAGTTCCAGCGCCGGCGCGCGGAGGTGGCGCGGCAGTACGGCGAGCTGATCGCGACCGAGGTGCTGACCGTCCAGAACCTGCTGGACGCGGTGCTGCGGGGTCCCCGCGCCGACCGCCTGGCGGCGCTGGTCGAGCACCTCGTTTCGGACGCGGTCGACAAGCAGATGCCCCTCTCCTGGACGGTGGGCGGCACGCGCCTGAAGGAGATGAAGCACGCGGCGGCGTTGAAGGCGCTGGAGCAGCTGCCCGACACAGCCCGCTACGCCGAGGGCTACCTGACCGAGGCGATGGACGTCGCGAAGGTGATCGAGCAGCGGATGCTGGCGCTGACGCCGCTGGAGTTCGAGGGCCTGCTGCGGCCGGCGTTCCGGCAGGACGAGTGGAAGCTCATCGCCGTCGGCGGCGTGATCGGGTTCGTGGTGGGCGAGCTGCAGGTCCTGCTGATGCTGGGCTGACCGCCGCTAAACCCGGCGACGACCCCGCGCGTGTACCGGGCGGCCACCCGGCCGACCAGGGCACGCAGAGGGGAACCCATGAAGCGATTCGTCACCGCAGTCGTACTTTCGCTCACCGGCCTGTTCGCGAGCGCGGGTATCGCGGCCGCCGACGTCATCGTGCCCCCGGAACAGTTCGGGCACGTGTGCAGCGGCTACCAATACCTCCCCAACGACCGCACCCGGTACTGGCAGGCCTGCGCCTGGGCCGACGACAACGAGGTGTACTTCACGGTCGCCCTCGGCAACGCCGGCGACATCACCTGGGCTCCGGGCGAGGTCAACATCGGCTACTACAAGTCCGGTGCCTACACGTTCTGCAAATCCGTCACCGGCGTCAGGATCGCACCCCATTCGGTCGGGCGCACGCCGAGCAATTCGTGCGTCCTGACCCGGGTCCGGGCCGCCTACCAGGCCATCGGCTACCCGAACTCGGACAGCATCGCGAAGAGCGACACCCTCCAGGTGCAGTAGCTCAAGCCGCGACGAGGTCCGGGGCCGGGTCGACCGCTCGCACGCGCGTCCGGCGGTCGCGCTGCCAGGCGAGCACCCGGCACACCACGTAGATCAAGAACGAAATCGCCGTCACGAACGCGCTCACCGGCAGCCCCGGCGCCAGCGAAAGCACGATCCCGCCGATCGCCGACACCTCCGCGAACACCACCGACAGCACCGTGGCCTTCCACGGCGACGCCGTCACGCGGGCCGCGGCGGCCGCGGGCGTCACCATCAGGGCCACCACCAGCAGCGAGCCGACGACCTTCACGCTCAGCGCCGTCGAGACGCCCACCAGCAGCGCGAACACCACCGTCAGCGTCTTCACCGGGACCCCGCGCGCGACCGCCACGTTCCGGTCCACCGAGGCGAACAGCAGCGGCCGGTACACCAGCGCCAGCACCGCCAGCACGACCACCGACGACACCACGAACAACGTCAGGTTCGTCGAGTCGATCGTGATGATCTGGCCGGTCAGGATCCCGAACTTGTTCCCGGACCGTCCTTTGTAGAACGACAGGAACAGCACGCCCATCCCGAGGCCGAACGACAGGATCACGCCGATCACCGAGTCGCGGTCGGCGTCGCGCGCGCCGAGGATGCCCAGCAGCAGCGCCGCCACCACCGCGCCGATCAGGGCGCCGTACTCGACGCCGATCCCGAGCAGCAGGGCCGCCGCGCCGCCGGTGAACGCCAGCTCGGACGTGCCGTGCACCGCGAACGACATCCGCCGCATCACGATCAGCGGGCCCAGCACGCCCGCCACCAGACCGAGGATCGCCGCCGCCAGCAGCGCCGTCTGGACGCCGTCGAGCTCGGTGATGAGCTCCCACGTCTTGCCGAAGTCGAACAGATCCAAGACTCAGCCCACTTGCTCTTCGACGTCGTGTTCGTGGTGGTGCGGCTCCTCCTCGCACAACGCGCTCTGCGCGCCCGCGATGTGGATCTGCCCGCCCACCTTCAGCACCTCGACGCGGGTCCCGTACAGCTCGGACAGGGTCGCCGTGGTCATGACCTCGTCCGGCTTGCCGATCCGGAACTGGCCGTTGACCAGGTACAGCACGCGGTCGACGAACGGCAGCACCGGGTTGATCTCGTGCGTCACGAACAGCACCGCGGTGTCCGCCGTGCGCCGCCGCCGGTCGATCAGCTCGCTGATCGCGCGCTGGTGGGCCAGGTCGAGCGACAGCAGCGGTTCGTCGCAGAGCAGCACCTCGGGGTCGCCGACCAGGGCCTGCGCCACCCGCAGCCGCTGCTGCTCACCCCCGGACAACCGGCCGACCGGCTGCTTCGCGTACCGGGTCGCGCCCACCGCGTCGATCGCTTCGGAAACGAGCCGGCGCCGGGCCGCCATGCCGAACAGGCCGGGGCCCCAGCGGTGGCCGTCGAGGCCCAGCCCGACCAGGTCGACGCCGCGCAGCGTCAGCGCCTCGTCGATCGCGCGCTGCTGCGGGATGTAGCCGATCTTGCGGTTCGCGCCGCCCGGGCGCCCGCCGGCGATCTCGACCGTGCCCGCCGAGAGGCCCTGCATGCCGAGCAGCGCCTTCAGCAGGCTGCTCTTGCCGGACCCGTTCGGGCCGAGGACGGCGAGGAACTCGCCCGGCTCGACGACCAGGTCCAGTCCCGACCAGAGGGTCCGGGGACCGAAGGCCAAGCCCGCCCCGCGGACCCGGACCGCGGGGCGTACGTCGTCGGAGACGGGAGACATGACTACTTCAACGCCCCCGCCAGCTCGTCGACTTCCCCGGTCATCCAGACAATGTAGTCCGTCACACCCTGCGGCAGCGTCTCGGTCACGTCCACGACGCCGATGCCGGCGGCCTTCGCCTGCCCGACGACGTCCTGGGTCAGCGGGGTCACCGTCTGCGCGTTGTTGATCAGCGCCTTGACCTGCTTGGTGGCGATGAGCTGCTTGTACTCGTTCACCGCGCCGGCCGGGACGTCGGTGTCGTTCTCCACCGCGTCCGAAAACGCCTTGGGCGTCGCGTCCGTCAGCTTCGCGCTCTGGAGCAGGTAGTGCGCGACCGGCTCGGTGACGACGACCTTCGTACCCGGATGCGTGCCGCCCAGCTCGCCGAGCCGCTTCTCCAGCTCGCCGACCTTCGCCTTGAACGCGGCCGCGTTGTCGGTGAAGGCCTGCTTCGACGCCGGCTGCAGCTCACCGAGCTGCGCCGCGACCTGGTCGGCGACCTTGCCGACGCCCGGCAGGTCGTACCAGACGTGCTCGTTCTCGTCGCCGGTCGCGGCGATGTCGTAGGCGACGAGCTTCTTCGCGTCTCCGGCCTGGCCGGTGAGCTTGTCGAAGAACTCGTCGTACCCACCGCCATTGGACAGGAGCAGCTTCGCGTCCTTCGCCGCGAGGGCGTCGTCGGCGGTGGTCTCGTACGAGTGCGGGTCGGCCGATGGGTCGTGGATGACCGACTTGACCTCGACCTTGTCGCCGCCCACGGCGCTGACGACGCTGCCCCAGACGTCCGTCGAGGCGACGACCTTGATCTTGTCGGCGCCGCCGGACTGCCCACCGCCGTCGGAGGTGGTTCCACCGGAGCACGCGGCCAGGGCGAGCACGGACAGGGCCGAAGCGGCGGCGAGCGCGCTCCTGGTGCGGCGGGAACTCATCGAGAACTCTCCTGCAAGACGCTAATGGAAACCGTTGTCAGATTCACCTTACCCCATCCGGATGACTTCCTGGCCATCCGATCGCGTTTGGGTGTATGCGTCTTCGCGCATGCGGATCGAGACATCGACCACGCGGGGTGTCTCTTCATGAATTCGATCTGAACCGTTACGGTTTGCTGATGGGACGTCCTATTCGCACCCGGAGGCAGGCGACGCTGGCGTCGCTCGCGGCGGAGCTCGGTGTGTCCAGGACAACGGTGTCCAACGCCTACAACCGGCCGGACCAGCTGTCCCCCGAACTGCGCCGTCGCGTCCTCGAGACCGCGCGGCGGCTCGGCTACCCCGGACCCGACCCGGTCGCCCGCTCCCTGCGCACGCGCAAGGCGGGCGCGGTCGGGCTGCTGCTCACCGAAAACCTCTCCTACGCCTTCCGCGACCCCGCCGCCGTCGGCGTGCTCGAAGGACTGGCCC is a window from the Amycolatopsis sp. cg9 genome containing:
- a CDS encoding metal ABC transporter solute-binding protein, Zn/Mn family: MSSRRTRSALAAASALSVLALAACSGGTTSDGGGQSGGADKIKVVASTDVWGSVVSAVGGDKVEVKSVIHDPSADPHSYETTADDALAAKDAKLLLSNGGGYDEFFDKLTGQAGDAKKLVAYDIAATGDENEHVWYDLPGVGKVADQVAAQLGELQPASKQAFTDNAAAFKAKVGELEKRLGELGGTHPGTKVVVTEPVAHYLLQSAKLTDATPKAFSDAVENDTDVPAGAVNEYKQLIATKQVKALINNAQTVTPLTQDVVGQAKAAGIGVVDVTETLPQGVTDYIVWMTGEVDELAGALK
- a CDS encoding DUF445 domain-containing protein, which encodes MPFIAALIGYVTKRVAIEMMFRPLEFTGIRPFLGWQGVLPANAERMAATATEMLTTNLVDPKEIFARLDPAQVAKEIEQPLLRVVEDVTRDVMETYQPRLWEVLPNGAQQLLLKRVQAEAPKAITKIMREIADNIEDVLDLKHMVVTNLVRDKALLNRLIRDISRPEMRFIARSGIWFGFGLGCVQLVVWALTKSPIVLPLFGLLIGWFTDWLALKMIFLPREPRRFFGLYTWQGVFQKRRDQVAADYGDMIAREIITIPNLLEAVLRGPKSDRLFAMITREVQKTIDAQASVVKPFVAIAVGTKKFQEMKQTAAAKAAERVPETIRYAENYAINALDVRNTIVDRMRKLTALEFEQLLRPAFRQDEWKLIAVGAVIGGLVGELQVLALLG
- a CDS encoding metal ABC transporter ATP-binding protein; this translates as MSPVSDDVRPAVRVRGAGLAFGPRTLWSGLDLVVEPGEFLAVLGPNGSGKSSLLKALLGMQGLSAGTVEIAGGRPGGANRKIGYIPQQRAIDEALTLRGVDLVGLGLDGHRWGPGLFGMAARRRLVSEAIDAVGATRYAKQPVGRLSGGEQQRLRVAQALVGDPEVLLCDEPLLSLDLAHQRAISELIDRRRRTADTAVLFVTHEINPVLPFVDRVLYLVNGQFRIGKPDEVMTTATLSELYGTRVEVLKVGGQIHIAGAQSALCEEEPHHHEHDVEEQVG
- a CDS encoding DUF445 domain-containing protein — encoded protein: MDAVLRDLAAHWPVYAAMPFIAALIGYVTKRVAIEMMFRPLDFVGIPPLLGWQGVVPKHGGRMAAVATELLTENLLDLREVLDRIDPVIITTELEQPLLRAVDHIAREVLAEHHPRLWEVMPTLAQEMLIKQVQASAPRLVREFLDDVREHLDEVLDVQHMTVQRLTRDRALLVRLIRETSRPEMAFIARMGIYFGFGLGLVQTIVWAFTREPWVLPVFGGAIGLFTDWLAIKLIFVPREPVRVGRVIFQGKFQRRRAEVARQYGELIATEVLTVQNLLDAVLRGPRADRLAALVEHLVSDAVDKQMPLSWTVGGTRLKEMKHAAALKALEQLPDTARYAEGYLTEAMDVAKVIEQRMLALTPLEFEGLLRPAFRQDEWKLIAVGGVIGFVVGELQVLLMLG
- a CDS encoding metal ABC transporter permease gives rise to the protein MDLFDFGKTWELITELDGVQTALLAAAILGLVAGVLGPLIVMRRMSFAVHGTSELAFTGGAAALLLGIGVEYGALIGAVVAALLLGILGARDADRDSVIGVILSFGLGMGVLFLSFYKGRSGNKFGILTGQIITIDSTNLTLFVVSSVVVLAVLALVYRPLLFASVDRNVAVARGVPVKTLTVVFALLVGVSTALSVKVVGSLLVVALMVTPAAAAARVTASPWKATVLSVVFAEVSAIGGIVLSLAPGLPVSAFVTAISFLIYVVCRVLAWQRDRRTRVRAVDPAPDLVAA